GCACATGACTTTCTTTTGGGGAAAAAACACCGAGGTTCTATTTGACGGCTGGCCAGGGACCAGTCTGACCATGTATTGGGTCTGCCTAGCCGCCATTTTCGCCTTTTCAGCATTGTCAGAATGGATTTCGCGGTGCGGGGTCATGAAAGCCGGTCCGGCTAGCTTTGGCGGCGGGATAGTCCAGACGGTGGCTTACACCGTGAGGGCTGGTTTATCTTATTTGATCATGTTGGCTGTAATGTCATTCAATGGAGGAGTCTTCTTAGCTGCAATGGCTGGCTTTGGATTAGGGTTTATGATTTTTGGAAGTAGGGCTTTTAAGGACACTGCTGGTAATCACACCCACACCGACGTTCAATCACATTGTTGACTTCCGGTGAGCATATAATAATAATGAAAATAAAATCACATTTTTGGAATTCAGTATATTTATTCTCTTTTTTTTGAAACAACTATTCTCATTTATGGTTGTTTAGGTCTAATATTTTGTGATCAGTTTTAGTTCAATAAAAACGTTGATCTACATAACTATCTCTCTTTGGTGATTGTGCAGAAGTCAGATTTTTCCTGGATTTGTTTAATGTAAATTTGTTATCTTTGGTCAACTAATGTATACCTAATTACTTGCGATATGCAAGCAAGAATTCTATATTGATGTCACTCTTCGAATGAAAATAAAGTAAATATTTCTTCCTCTTTTATCGGATTTCTCAGATTTGTTTGCTTTGTTTCTATTAAGCAGATATTTAGGGAAAACTAGTTTGGATATAAGCAAGAAAAGACGTCATGGGCCTAGAGGAATATATAGTTGCTTGGATCAATTGCTATAGAAATGCGTAGATAAAAACCCATACATTACTTGTCGGTGCAAGTAAACAATGAAAAGAAAAAGAAGAAAACAAAGAGAAGTCACATGGGAGTGGAGCAATGTACACCGTCACTGGCTCACAATTAATTTGAGTAATGGCAAAACGTGAGTGCACATGAACCTTATAAAGTGAAAGTAAAGAATAAGTGCACATGAACCTTCCAAAGTGAAAGTACGAAGAATACGAAGAAGTCGGCGGATTTAAGACCGGCCACGAGGCCACCACGAGCATGTCATATTTTTTTCACATTTCCACACATCTTAACGCGTTCCGTTGGATGAACATTGAGACACTAAACTAGTTATTCCAAAAACCATAACTATAATTCTAAAACATTAATTTGTAAAGGAAGTTTAAGCATACTAAGGAGATGGACATAAGAATGAAGACGTAATAATCAAATTAAGACTTTTTATTATACTGGCGAGATGTATATAATGCTTTTATTACAAGGAATCTTGCATTAAAAAAAAACAACCCGTCCCTTTTTATTACAATAGACACGCAATATATACGAACACATATATGCATATTACAATAGACATGCATATTATATGAACACATATATGCATATTTGATTGTTCTTTTATCAGAAGACTTACTGATTTTACTAGAACCATCTTAAGGAACCACCAATAAAAAATAACAAATTCTCTCCCTTCTAAAATCTATATAAAAATGATGATTTTAAAATTTGTCACACATTCTGACCACTATAAAATATTCAATCCAAAAACACTACCTTTTGAAAACCTATAGTTTCAGCAACCAATAGCATTCCAATGTTCGATCAGTACGTCCATTCATGTGGCAAATCTGCCAGCGGTTCTTGGTGTCTCTCGGCCGACGTCTCCGCCATGTGCGGAGGCCCACTCTCTGCCCGGGTTGATGAACTACTTTTGTGAATGTTGTTGTTTTTGTTCTTTACGGACACCAACAAAGCATCTATATGGTAAATATTATCAATCAAAAGCATTAACCGGTCGTTTAAAGAAAAAGAATATGAAGAATCCACTCATATCAAAAAGATACACTCAAAACCCAAAATTTACATATAAGTTACATACTTGCATGTGTCTAATATGATGTAATATAGTAGAACTTTAAATAATAATTATAAACATGCATAGCAATGAATTCCAAAATTTCAGCGACTTTGAGAGGTTTTGTACTGTTTATATCTAAATATAATTAATACTTGTAAATCATAAGTTCACTCAAAAGAATACAAGAATAAATAACGAAAAAGTTGGGGTTGGTACCATGAAAGGGAGGGATATCAGAAGATAATGTAGAAGGAACACCCAATTTGTCAAAGTGAATTTTCAAGGCTTCCACTACTCTTGCTGGTATTATTACTGTTGAACATCCTGCAACCAATATTTTTCAAGAACAAAAGTCAAACTTTCAGTAAACTGTTTGGTTGAGACATTAATTTCATAGAACGGCAACAAATCTTAATACCAACAACACAATATCATCTAAATTGTCACTACCTCCCACCAATATCCAAGCCACATTAAATCAAATGATGCCGAAAGGAATTTTATATTTATTAAGAAAGGAAAACGATATTTGTTGACAAGTCCACCGACACCTTGATTGGGTAACGGCTAAGAGTTGAAATGCAATAATTTACAAATCCACCGACTCCTAGATCACGAAGACCACCGATTCAATTTCAAAACCAAAAGAAATGAAAAAAAAAAATCACGGTTGGTGTAATACATGCTGGTGTACGACTTACAACTTTAAGTGCCTAGCTATTTAAGTACGAACTCGAATATAGTACTATATTTAGAAGAAAAAAGTACACTATGTTGTTCAGTTATAGCATTGGGTATTGTCAATGACTCAATGATCGAATAATGACATAACAAAGAATCACAAGACGAATAATTATCTAGGTTATCATAGATTATAATCCACTATCGAATGAAACAACTGGGGTTTTAAGAAAACAAAATGAACGATAATGATTTTCAACCTAAATGGTTTATTTTGTTGAAAGGGAAAGAGAGTAACAATGGGGACCAACAAGCAGAGAGGCAAGATATTTATGAAGGGCATAACTGTTAATTGAGCGGCCACAAAAAAAAACAACTTTAAAAGAAAAGAGATTAATCGGTGAGAAGGAATCTTTGGAATCTACTCAGTCAAACAATGTACCAACGTAAGATAAAGATTCTTATTATATCTAGGTCCTAAATAATTGAGATCTAAGCAATCGATAGTCGACCACATAAAATAAGAATGACGCACTCTAAATTTAAAGATAACATTTAAGCTAAAACTAATTCTAATGTTTTCAGTGGTTTATATTGTTATATCAAGGAGATAATTGTGAGATTACTTGTCTAGTTGTGTTACAATTTAATGAAATTACTAAATCTAATATAGACACAAGATCCCCACTATGTCAACCCCTATAAAACAAAGTAGTAGTAATCTCAGAGTTAGACGACGACGTCATTTCATATTTATTTTTATCTGTTGTCCATTTTAACCTTCTTTAAAATCACATTTCGTCGAAAAAAATCAAAACATAAACTTAGAGCTAAATTAATATGAAACTATTGGCTGGCTCTAACCTGATTTCTTGCGAGACTCCACAACAGTACCATGACTGCGTGGCAAGAACACTCCAGTTCCACCAGACCCGGCTCTCGAACCCAAACCGTCAACGAACACCGCCTTCACGGCGGACTTTGGTCTCTGTAGGTTGTGGTAGCTTCTTTCTTTGTGTCTTAATGCATCATCCTTGCGTTCCTTGTGTTTCTCCTTTTTGATCTTCCGGAACTATATACACAAAATTAACATCATCATTGCACCCGACGGTGGTAACAAAACTCTGTTTTCGTTACGGTTAATTTTAAACCGTTGTATTATAACCGACAATTTAAGAAAAAAAAAGATTCTAAGTAATTATCAACTGATAAAAATGAGCTCACGTTAGCTTGAACAGATCGGATCTGTTCATCGATGAGAGCTTG
The DNA window shown above is from Brassica oleracea var. oleracea cultivar TO1000 chromosome C3, BOL, whole genome shotgun sequence and carries:
- the LOC106329290 gene encoding uncharacterized protein LOC106329290, which codes for MEYTELQDIDFFSSFSEHTTPTFFTPTTSSLRSDSDPDSPKPQNEDEDEYVAELTRQMTNYMLQDDEKHQKSCGGGSGSGSPQSTLWSPFASGYSSPVGPSREPSPPLTPAVQATVEKSPVIIPFQSKQALIDEQIRSVQANFRKIKKEKHKERKDDALRHKERSYHNLQRPKSAVKAVFVDGLGSRAGSGGTGVFLPRSHGTVVESRKKSGCSTVIIPARVVEALKIHFDKLGVPSTLSSDIPPFHDALLVSVKNKNNNIHKSSSSTRAESGPPHMAETSAERHQEPLADLPHEWTY